One Ruficoccus amylovorans genomic window carries:
- a CDS encoding fibronectin type III domain-containing protein has protein sequence MNRLQSPSFFKQFASAAIGCLCLLAALSAQPTSDAKHVLSQGNPQVFEISDNIDFPAYAWPRTLLTYPVTLAKDVDVDVLSLKDLDTGRQLPFQLSDIEQGASGERTAHISFFSELPSGGQRIFELSVAASPIAANKLEHPVIVTKDAGVLEVNAGTLAVRLPDSQTFARHDQVPGPILSLRQKDRWIGHSVLEPGAKSVRSLTTEVVQSGDLFAQIRLSYLFTDGATYTATIKVVSDYDFIEFDESMAGISPSDGVQVEMQWDNFDPDFRFAAGWWKGPTNPNVEWPAIAEPIIRPYVKEDPHWEPGWNEEPSEEMVFRLSPYGGNGVREIPPHISFWEDGPDGEELGVFVLDDEKWNDGTYPIWQPSTLLQVRFRYGPNTPLKAGQDNTLVWTWPLVEGTRSTGIALYDPHTKQPEVENMRQIYLPVQQKGRTSNAIFSVKDMQLRYIQLLRARYGFLCLDKVKDWVLEYPEGQPHPEQIFDEGKIKTPEQFEDFLFRSSFVFYPLGLNTWPGINSIQHRFVYGWVTDAYNRLQSQFTPEQRKRVDALMLAAGYITEGEGMHPIRSALAGAPNMAADGWCVPMQMAYLFPAHPMSQEWRDYYEQSVRLTSRFFTRPEVPGLNSNGGRWTESLGTYNWADLRPLSFSLVAGLLTDGKNRWANPWMASRGQWLVDMLSAPVYNPDPFWRQDFRNQKAPPPISESWEPGDPLDPELGFKRQYPAHGAHGSGTGIEPPSVVWLLGNMMLRYKPMLGEHLLWIDRINQDYENHSGHADWLGVEQKILNWDMQGTPPELTSTKYTGHGIVLRAGVGAPDELSLHMEQVDRGPNYRWGNAGEGASGSLYFFAQGKLFTGHERESAGDRTMDDTDGVTTFGVMKDGAFRSIGMNLLEKPLYDLGVAQFAELTPRKGEGAYSWPEYQSRNVFMVGTDYFILSDEVLSGTESRFTWFTAKDAEFPHLVFLKPMMVRQDHWTEVRTPSSKGFERQFVGSSRVLVTPKDDVEVKNLTAVDLPYLEEPSIKGYRNARGTSLPDGVYQVKTAASDDTVFRNENGVIYQMGRDVFDGKAGVIRHGGDTLEMAMVQSKKIGSNGFMLEVDRPDIGISLISSDPASAQGQFSSPEGGQLQIRGNRLTPSVKFYIDAELVPVKRQGTLLTVDLPAGAHQWELTKDTVQPMRSSIVRTENFSGGADVFWQAGAGTKQIRLEISTDNTQSWQPLVTFDVDAPQGSHRIDGLTNREKVHLRAISLNGQRSAKPSPAYPLYVSDQPLLPPDGLTLDLGNDQVALSWGEVLGASSYRLYRRKQGTEQWTLVQDALSNTCVDVAATGVVQEYPLPGDAENAGRDMSGVTIYEYAISSVNQNGEGPKSISVSSDPRSWLNWWPQTSDLRFRRRSAYWQSPYVPENMVPPAHYPESE, from the coding sequence ATGAACCGACTCCAGAGCCCCTCATTTTTTAAGCAATTCGCATCGGCAGCGATCGGCTGCTTGTGCTTGTTGGCAGCGCTTTCGGCCCAGCCGACCAGTGACGCGAAGCATGTTCTCTCGCAAGGGAACCCGCAGGTTTTCGAGATCAGCGACAATATCGATTTTCCGGCCTATGCCTGGCCGAGGACTCTGTTAACCTATCCTGTCACACTGGCTAAAGACGTCGATGTGGATGTGCTCAGTCTGAAGGATCTGGACACCGGGCGTCAGCTCCCCTTTCAGCTTTCAGACATCGAGCAAGGGGCGTCAGGCGAGAGAACTGCTCATATCAGCTTTTTCAGTGAGCTGCCTTCAGGTGGTCAGCGCATATTCGAGCTTTCGGTTGCCGCGAGCCCGATAGCCGCGAACAAACTTGAGCATCCCGTGATCGTCACAAAAGACGCGGGCGTCCTGGAGGTTAATGCGGGCACGCTGGCAGTACGTCTTCCGGACTCGCAGACGTTTGCCCGGCACGATCAGGTCCCCGGCCCGATCTTGTCTCTCCGCCAAAAGGATCGCTGGATCGGTCACTCAGTTTTGGAGCCTGGTGCCAAATCCGTTCGCTCTTTGACAACTGAAGTCGTGCAGTCCGGTGACCTCTTTGCCCAGATTCGACTGAGCTACCTGTTCACCGATGGCGCGACCTATACGGCGACAATCAAGGTCGTGTCCGACTATGATTTTATCGAGTTCGATGAGTCCATGGCGGGTATTTCGCCATCCGATGGAGTACAGGTCGAAATGCAGTGGGATAACTTCGACCCAGATTTTCGATTCGCCGCCGGGTGGTGGAAGGGGCCGACGAATCCGAATGTCGAATGGCCCGCCATCGCCGAGCCCATTATCAGGCCCTACGTCAAAGAGGATCCTCACTGGGAACCGGGATGGAACGAAGAGCCCAGCGAGGAAATGGTGTTTCGCCTGTCTCCCTACGGTGGCAATGGTGTGCGCGAAATTCCGCCTCACATCTCTTTCTGGGAGGATGGCCCTGACGGTGAAGAATTGGGCGTTTTCGTGCTCGACGATGAAAAATGGAACGACGGCACTTATCCGATCTGGCAGCCCTCGACCTTGTTGCAGGTGCGTTTCCGTTATGGCCCGAATACACCGCTGAAAGCCGGGCAGGACAACACCCTGGTCTGGACGTGGCCGCTGGTGGAGGGAACGCGCTCGACCGGCATTGCTCTTTATGATCCGCACACCAAACAGCCCGAGGTGGAAAATATGCGGCAGATTTATTTGCCGGTGCAGCAGAAAGGGCGCACGTCCAATGCGATCTTCTCCGTCAAGGATATGCAGTTGCGCTATATACAATTGCTGCGCGCGCGCTACGGGTTTCTCTGTCTGGATAAGGTCAAAGACTGGGTGCTGGAATATCCCGAGGGCCAGCCGCACCCCGAGCAGATCTTCGATGAGGGTAAAATCAAGACTCCCGAGCAGTTCGAGGATTTTCTCTTTCGTTCGAGCTTTGTCTTTTATCCCTTGGGGCTCAATACTTGGCCGGGCATCAATTCGATTCAGCATCGTTTCGTCTATGGCTGGGTGACAGATGCTTACAATCGCCTGCAGTCCCAGTTTACGCCGGAGCAGCGTAAGCGTGTCGATGCGCTGATGCTGGCTGCTGGCTACATCACAGAAGGGGAGGGCATGCACCCGATCCGCAGCGCGCTGGCGGGCGCACCCAATATGGCCGCGGACGGCTGGTGCGTGCCGATGCAGATGGCCTATCTTTTCCCGGCTCATCCTATGTCGCAGGAGTGGCGGGATTACTACGAACAAAGCGTCAGGCTGACGAGCCGTTTCTTTACCCGCCCAGAAGTGCCTGGCTTAAACAGCAACGGCGGGCGCTGGACCGAAAGCCTTGGCACTTACAACTGGGCGGACTTGAGGCCACTTTCATTTTCACTGGTGGCGGGTCTCCTGACCGATGGCAAAAACCGCTGGGCGAATCCCTGGATGGCCTCTCGCGGCCAATGGCTGGTGGATATGCTTTCGGCTCCGGTCTATAACCCCGATCCGTTCTGGCGTCAGGATTTCCGTAACCAAAAGGCGCCTCCGCCTATCTCTGAGAGTTGGGAGCCGGGCGACCCTCTGGACCCCGAGCTGGGCTTCAAGCGTCAGTATCCCGCCCACGGTGCGCATGGGTCCGGCACCGGCATCGAGCCGCCTTCTGTCGTGTGGCTGCTGGGGAACATGATGCTTCGATACAAGCCTATGCTGGGCGAGCATTTGCTCTGGATTGATAGAATTAATCAGGACTATGAAAACCACTCCGGACACGCCGATTGGCTGGGGGTCGAGCAGAAGATTCTCAACTGGGATATGCAAGGGACACCGCCTGAGCTGACCTCCACTAAATACACCGGGCATGGTATCGTGCTGCGAGCCGGTGTTGGAGCGCCGGACGAGCTCTCGCTCCATATGGAGCAGGTGGACCGCGGTCCGAATTATCGCTGGGGTAATGCCGGTGAGGGGGCCAGCGGCAGCCTGTATTTCTTTGCACAGGGTAAACTCTTTACCGGGCATGAGCGCGAGAGTGCGGGCGATCGTACGATGGACGATACGGACGGAGTGACGACTTTCGGCGTGATGAAAGACGGTGCGTTTCGTTCTATCGGGATGAACCTGCTGGAGAAACCACTCTACGACCTCGGGGTGGCACAGTTTGCCGAGCTCACCCCGCGCAAGGGCGAGGGCGCCTATTCCTGGCCCGAGTACCAGAGTCGGAATGTATTCATGGTCGGCACCGATTACTTTATCCTCAGCGATGAGGTGCTGAGCGGCACAGAGAGTCGTTTCACCTGGTTTACCGCCAAGGATGCGGAATTTCCCCATTTGGTGTTCCTCAAGCCGATGATGGTCCGCCAAGACCATTGGACAGAGGTTCGGACGCCATCGAGCAAAGGCTTTGAGCGGCAGTTTGTTGGTAGCAGCCGTGTGCTGGTAACTCCCAAGGACGATGTCGAGGTCAAGAACCTCACGGCTGTGGATCTGCCATATCTGGAGGAGCCCAGCATCAAGGGGTATCGAAACGCCCGAGGCACTTCCTTGCCCGATGGGGTCTATCAGGTCAAAACAGCCGCCAGTGACGACACGGTTTTCCGAAACGAAAACGGCGTCATCTATCAGATGGGACGCGATGTCTTTGACGGTAAAGCCGGAGTGATCCGGCATGGGGGAGATACTCTGGAAATGGCCATGGTGCAGAGTAAAAAGATCGGCTCAAACGGCTTTATGCTGGAGGTCGATCGTCCGGATATCGGTATCAGCCTTATTTCCTCCGACCCTGCGTCGGCACAGGGGCAATTTTCCAGCCCTGAAGGCGGACAACTACAAATCCGCGGCAATCGGCTGACTCCTTCGGTAAAGTTTTATATCGACGCGGAGCTGGTCCCCGTCAAACGGCAGGGTACCTTGCTGACGGTTGACCTGCCGGCAGGGGCTCACCAATGGGAGCTGACCAAAGATACCGTCCAGCCCATGCGCAGCAGCATTGTGCGCACGGAGAACTTTAGCGGCGGGGCGGATGTCTTCTGGCAGGCCGGCGCCGGTACGAAACAGATACGCCTGGAAATCAGCACAGATAATACGCAGAGCTGGCAGCCGCTCGTGACCTTCGATGTGGATGCCCCACAGGGCAGCCATCGAATCGATGGTTTAACTAACCGGGAGAAAGTGCATTTGCGAGCGATCTCCCTGAACGGTCAACGCAGCGCGAAGCCCTCTCCGGCTTATCCTTTGTACGTGAGCGACCAGCCGCTTCTCCCTCCCGACGGGCTTACGCTTGATCTGGGCAACGATCAGGTGGCGCTTAGCTGGGGGGAGGTGCTGGGGGCGAGCTCCTACCGCCTTTATCGCCGAAAACAGGGGACTGAACAGTGGACGCTGGTTCAGGATGCGCTTAGTAACACCTGTGTGGATGTTGCGGCAACTGGGGTTGTTCAGGAATACCCGCTTCCGGGTGATGCAGAGAATGCCGGACGGGATATGTCAGGTGTAACGATTTATGAATACGCGATTTCGTCGGTTAATCAAAACGGCGAGGGGCCTAAAAGCATCTCTGTCAGCAGTGATCCCAGGAGTTGGCTGAACTGGTGGCCGCAGACATCCGACCTGCGTTTCCGGCGTCGTAGTGCCTACTGGCAGTCACCCTATGTCCCGGAGAATATGGTGCCTCCGGCTCATTACCCAGAGTCAGAGTAA
- a CDS encoding GntR family transcriptional regulator, producing the protein MNHPLSEMQLPSRTRVAAKYVKIADDLREQIFSGKLEGMLPGVRQIAEDYEVTLMTANKAVNKLVEEKTLYRIPNKGTFVAKGLPVKTNAIAVLVNDLNLPLTSRIVREMGMAATEFNTRLIFYQHFGLAKNELELAKRLKEQGGFDGTILFPSEPDDAASDALNVLRETQRPTIVFPHQEMPGWKIYNTVRVDHRVGFAKGTEYLISLGHTNIALALPEDNHQGMLSWQNLERQEGYTRALKTAGLQVYEPVIISSKPDLNELKKRLSPCTAVFAHNDSLAARLLTILYQIGIRVPQDISLLSYDGAPFTKTLDLSTMSQPMEVMGRKAFDKIIEMDEGAEPAELIFEAELVERGSTIAHS; encoded by the coding sequence ATGAATCACCCCTTAAGCGAAATGCAATTGCCTTCCCGAACGCGTGTTGCGGCAAAATACGTTAAGATTGCTGACGACCTGCGGGAGCAGATTTTTTCAGGCAAGCTTGAGGGCATGCTCCCCGGTGTTCGCCAGATCGCGGAGGATTATGAGGTCACGTTGATGACGGCAAACAAGGCGGTGAACAAGTTGGTTGAGGAAAAGACACTCTACCGCATTCCCAATAAAGGGACCTTTGTCGCCAAGGGCCTTCCCGTGAAGACAAACGCCATTGCAGTCTTGGTGAATGATTTAAACCTGCCTCTGACTTCCCGTATCGTCCGCGAGATGGGGATGGCCGCCACCGAGTTTAATACGCGCCTGATTTTCTATCAGCATTTCGGTTTGGCGAAAAACGAGCTGGAGCTGGCCAAGCGACTAAAGGAGCAGGGCGGGTTTGACGGAACAATCCTCTTTCCGTCCGAGCCGGATGACGCTGCTTCTGATGCACTCAATGTTTTGCGAGAAACCCAGCGGCCTACCATTGTTTTCCCTCACCAGGAAATGCCAGGCTGGAAAATTTATAATACAGTACGCGTTGACCACCGGGTCGGCTTTGCCAAGGGGACTGAGTACCTGATATCTCTGGGGCACACAAATATCGCCCTGGCTCTACCAGAGGATAACCATCAGGGGATGCTCAGTTGGCAAAACCTGGAACGCCAGGAAGGTTACACGCGAGCTTTGAAGACCGCAGGCCTTCAGGTATACGAGCCCGTGATTATCAGTTCCAAACCGGATTTGAATGAGCTAAAAAAGCGTTTAAGTCCCTGTACGGCGGTGTTTGCTCATAATGACTCATTGGCGGCCCGTTTACTCACGATCCTTTATCAGATAGGTATTCGCGTCCCTCAGGATATTTCCTTGCTGTCATACGACGGAGCTCCGTTTACCAAGACCTTGGACCTCAGCACCATGAGTCAGCCGATGGAGGTGATGGGGAGAAAGGCCTTCGATAAGATTATCGAGATGGACGAGGGCGCAGAACCCGCGGAGCTGATTTTTGAGGCGGAACTCGTCGAGCGCGGAAGCACGATCGCCCACTCATAG
- a CDS encoding DDE-type integrase/transposase/recombinase, with protein MPTKATHRNHVWTCDFVADRTAKGGSIRMLTVLDEFTRECLCIHVDRHLNAAKCGPS; from the coding sequence TTGCCAACGAAAGCCACGCATCGCAACCATGTATGGACCTGCGACTTCGTGGCCGATCGCACGGCCAAGGGAGGCTCCATCCGCATGCTCACGGTGCTCGACGAGTTTACCCGAGAGTGCCTGTGCATCCATGTGGATCGCCACCTCAACGCCGCCAAGTGCGGGCCGTCATGA
- a CDS encoding integrase core domain-containing protein, with protein sequence MSELISAYGSPEHIRSDNGSELIEKSLRSWYADEGIKTLYIEPGSPWQNGYIESFNGRLRDECLNREWFYTLTEARVVIEDWRWKYNNIRPHRSLGLLTPLEFAAK encoded by the coding sequence ATGAGCGAACTGATCAGCGCTTACGGCAGTCCCGAGCACATCCGCTCCGATAACGGCTCGGAGCTTATCGAGAAGAGTCTGCGGAGCTGGTACGCAGACGAGGGCATCAAGACCCTCTACATCGAGCCGGGCAGCCCTTGGCAAAACGGCTACATCGAATCCTTCAACGGACGGCTCCGAGACGAGTGCCTCAACCGTGAATGGTTTTACACCCTCACGGAGGCCCGCGTTGTCATCGAGGATTGGCGTTGGAAGTACAACAACATCCGCCCTCACCGTTCACTCGGACTGCTCACTCCGTTGGAGTTTGCTGCTAAATAA